The sequence below is a genomic window from Dehalococcoidia bacterium.
CAGGAATGAGCGAGCGGGGATTTCTGGTGCTGGAGGACGGGAGCGTCTTCCCCGGCCGACCCTTCGGCGCTGCTGCCCCGGCCTACGGCGAGGTTGTCTTCTCCACCGCCATGACCGGCTACCAGGAGATGCTCACCGACCCGTCCTATGCAGGCCAGATATTGGTCCTGACCTACCCCCTGGTGGGCAATTACGGCATCAATCGCGAGGATGTCGAGTCGTCGCGCATCCAGGTGCGGGCGCTGGTGGTGCGGGAGGCCTGTCCCCTGCCCTCCCACTGGGCATCGGAGATGACCCTGCACGAGTACCTGGCCTCCCAGGGGGTGCCCGGACTGGAGGGGGTGGACACCCGCGCCCTGACACGGCGACTGCGCTCACGAGGCGTCATGATGGGCGCCATCGCCATCGGCGAGTCGCCCGAGGAGGCCCTGGCCCGTCTGCGCTCCCTGCCCCGCTACGGCACCACCGACCTGGTGCGGGAGGTAACGACAGAGGAGCCTTACCTCTGGCCGGAGCCGCCTTCGCCCCGTTTTCATGTGGTGGTGGTGGATGCGGGCGTGAAGTTCAACATCATGCGCCTGCTGCGCCAGCGGGGCTGCCGGGTGACGGTGGTGCCGGCCACCACCCCCGGCGAAGACCTGCTGGCCCTGGGGCCTGACGGGCTGGTGTTGTCGCCCGGTCCTGGCGACCCGGCGTTGCTGGACTACCTGGTGCGCACTGTGCGACCGCTGGTGGGGAGGGTGCCCGTGCTGGGCATCTGTCTGGGGCATCAGGTCATCGCCCGTGCCTTCGGGGCGCGGACGTTCAAGTTGAAGTTCGGCCACCGGGGCGCTAACCACCCGGTGAAGGACCTGGCCACGGGACGGGTGTTCATCACCGCTCAGAACCACGGCTATGCGGTGGACCCCGACGGCCTGCGCGACGGCATTCAGGTCTCCCAGGTCCACCTGAACGATGGCACGGTGGAGGGGCTGCGGCACCCGGAGCTGCCGTTGCTGACCATTCAGTACCACTCCGAGGCCTCGCCGGGGCCTATGGACAACGTATACATCTTCGACCGCTTTCTGGAGATGGTGCAGGCACACAAGGAGGCGCGATGAGCATTCAGTTCCGACGGGCCGACCGGCGGCATGCCGCAGCCATCGCTCAGGTAGGGCAGGAGATCATCGCCGAGCTGGGCGCCCAGGCGGCCGCCCTCCTCCAGCCCATGACGGCCGAGGCGGTGGCGCGGCGCCTGGCAGGGTACCGCGGGCGAGGAGCCATGTTTCTCGCACGCGACGGCCGCCGCCCGGTGGCCTTCGCTGCGCTGGAGCCCGACGCCAACGACCCCGATACGTCGGTGTTGGGGGTGTGGGTGCTGAAAGGGTACCGGCGGCGGGGCATCGGCCGCGAGCTGGCGCTCATGGCGCTGGAGTTCGCCCGAAGAAAGGGCTACCGGCGGCTGCGGGGCACCATACCTGAGGGAAACGAGGCGGCCCTGAGCTTTTTTGGCGAGCTGGGGTCCCTCGCTCAGGTCGTCGGAGGGGGCATGCAATACGAACTGCCGCTGTGATACCTGTCGAGCGCAATGTCGGGGGCATCGAAGGATGGGTAGTCTGAGGAAGGTTCTCATAATCGGCTCTGGACCTATCGTCATCGGGCAGGCAGCGGAGTTCGACTACTCGGGCTCCCAGGCCTGCCGTTCGTTGCGCGAGGAGGGCATCCATACCGTCCTGGTCAACCCCAACCCCGCCACCATCATGACCGACGAGGACATAGCCGATACCGTCTACATCGAACCGCTGACGGTAGAGGTCCTGGCCCGCATCATCGAGCGTGAGCGCCCCGATGGCCTGCTGGGCACCCTCGGGGGACAGACGGGCCTCAATCTCACCGTGGCCCTGGCCGATGCCGGCATCCTGGACCACTACGGCGTCCGCGTCCTCGGCACCACCATCGAGTCCATCCGCAAGGCCGAGGACCGGGAGCTGTTCAAGCGCCTGCTGGACGAGATCGGCGAGCCGAGGCCCGAGAGCGAGACCGTCACCAGCCTGGAGGAAGCCCGCCGCGTGGCCGGAGAGCTGGGCTTCCCGGTGGTGGTTCGCCCCGCCTACACCCTGGGCGGCACCGGCGGCGGCATCGCCCGCGACATGGAGGAGCTGGAACACATCGTCTCCATCGGACTG
It includes:
- a CDS encoding GNAT family N-acetyltransferase, with protein sequence MSIQFRRADRRHAAAIAQVGQEIIAELGAQAAALLQPMTAEAVARRLAGYRGRGAMFLARDGRRPVAFAALEPDANDPDTSVLGVWVLKGYRRRGIGRELALMALEFARRKGYRRLRGTIPEGNEAALSFFGELGSLAQVVGGGMQYELPL
- the carA gene encoding glutamine-hydrolyzing carbamoyl-phosphate synthase small subunit — encoded protein: MSERGFLVLEDGSVFPGRPFGAAAPAYGEVVFSTAMTGYQEMLTDPSYAGQILVLTYPLVGNYGINREDVESSRIQVRALVVREACPLPSHWASEMTLHEYLASQGVPGLEGVDTRALTRRLRSRGVMMGAIAIGESPEEALARLRSLPRYGTTDLVREVTTEEPYLWPEPPSPRFHVVVVDAGVKFNIMRLLRQRGCRVTVVPATTPGEDLLALGPDGLVLSPGPGDPALLDYLVRTVRPLVGRVPVLGICLGHQVIARAFGARTFKLKFGHRGANHPVKDLATGRVFITAQNHGYAVDPDGLRDGIQVSQVHLNDGTVEGLRHPELPLLTIQYHSEASPGPMDNVYIFDRFLEMVQAHKEAR